One segment of Mycolicibacterium baixiangningiae DNA contains the following:
- a CDS encoding cupin domain-containing protein has product MADLLADEAPVARPVLRADERPVFTSDVGLRKLLLSRPPIRQLEVYEGTFEVGGSTGPEAYAHDDAQELFYVLSGHIEISVAAERFILGPRDSVEYLSSVPHRAVNIGATPAQAMWITSHFTLPIDTNPLDAPSGHQIKE; this is encoded by the coding sequence GTGGCCGACCTGCTCGCCGACGAGGCGCCCGTCGCTCGACCCGTGCTGCGCGCGGACGAGCGACCCGTTTTTACCAGCGACGTCGGACTGCGGAAGCTGCTGCTCTCGCGACCACCGATCCGCCAGCTCGAAGTGTATGAAGGCACGTTCGAGGTGGGCGGCTCGACCGGACCCGAGGCGTACGCCCACGACGATGCGCAGGAGTTGTTCTACGTGCTCAGCGGGCACATCGAAATCTCGGTCGCTGCTGAGAGATTCATCCTCGGGCCACGCGACAGCGTCGAGTACCTCTCGTCGGTTCCGCACCGGGCCGTCAACATCGGTGCAACCCCGGCGCAGGCCATGTGGATCACATCGCATTTCACCCTGCCGATCGACACGAACCCGCTGGATGCGCCATCCGGACACCAGATTAAGGAATGA
- a CDS encoding FAD-dependent oxidoreductase produces the protein MKCIVIGAGAWGLPTAAEMARRGHQVTVVDRHGPLNTLSSSSGHRRELPPT, from the coding sequence ATGAAGTGCATAGTGATCGGTGCGGGCGCCTGGGGTTTGCCAACGGCGGCCGAAATGGCGCGCCGTGGTCACCAGGTCACCGTGGTGGATCGGCACGGTCCGCTCAACACACTGTCGTCGTCCAGTGGGCATCGTCGAGAGCTTCCACCAACGTGA